AAGTCCATGGACACAGCCAGGGCAGGCTGCACGTGGAGACCAGGAGTCATTGAGGAGGGCATGCTCAACACGGCGTCGGCCTTGTGGTTGGGCAATACGGAGTAGATGCCCAGATGTTTCTCAGCGGGGGGCGCAGGGTGCTCCGGTCGGCCGGGGGGCCCCTGGCCAGCCTCGGTTGGAGGCGGCAGCTGCTCAGCGCTCTCCTCACGCCCGTAATGCAGCTCCCGAGCACTGGTGATGACGCTGCTCCGAGTTGGGGTCCCGGGcccctctttgcctctctcttccactttGTCCCCCACGGCACCCACCACACTGGACTCGGTGGCCCCAGGGCTGTCCTGGCCAGGCGCCTCATCCACCTGCATCATCTCGGTCTTCACCTCAGCCACCGCAGTGTGCCGCCCACCCCCAGTCATTGCTGGCTCCTCGGGCCCTGCGGGAGGCTGAAGAGCTCCCTGGAGGAGAGACTGTCCTATGGTCATCAAACTGTCCACCGCGGCCTTGGTGGGACTCATGGCTGAAGGACCGAATGAAGTGGAGACTGAGGGGCTCTGGTCCACCAGGGGTCCGGGGAGGCTCTGTGCAGCCACACTGGCATACCCACTCTCCTCGCTGGAATGCTTCGAGATGAAGATGTTCTTGAGGTACCGGGCTCTGCGGTCCTCTTCCTCCTCGGCCCCACCATCAGCCATGGTGGCCTCCGTGTCATTGTCATCTGAGGCCTGGATGGTCTCCAGGATCTTCAGGCACTGTTCCTCCAGGTACTCGATCTCTAAGATCTCGGCTGCGTACAGCAGGTCATCCAGGTCCTCCGCCTTGGCCTGCAGCGTGGCCGTGTACGCGTACTCCAGAATCTGCTGGAAGGTCTTCGGCGACAGGAAGTCCAGAGTATAGTGCTGGCTGTTGCGGTGGAAGAGGATCTCAAACATCTTGCTGGTACAGGCCAGCACAGTCCGGTGGGCGTGGAACTCCTGGCTGTCCACCATGATGACCACATCGCACAGCGTCCCGGCCAGCCGCATCTGGTTGGCCTTACACAGGAGGCCTGTGGGGTGGCTGGGGTTCTGCAGCTGGATCATGCCCATCTTCGTCAGATCCATGGCGCTCCCCTCGGCTTAGGCATGAGGctctctttcctttctggctCTGCGTGCGTGGCGGGGCTGGGTAGGTGTCTGGGCCGAGCAAGAGGGCTGGAGGGGATAAGGGAGAggcgggggaaaaaaaatgagagaacaaAAGATAGGTTAGTGTCCCAGAATGCAAGGAGTCAAACCACACAGCACCCCCATAGCCCCCTAGTAATAAGACAGCCTGGGCGATTTTCACCAGGGCGGAAGGCGGGAGGGGAGGAAGCTTCCTATAACCTAGCACATCTGCCTTTACAAGCCCAGGTACAAAGAGAGTCAAGAAAAGGTCCTGCCACAGCATAAGCTTCGTTCACTGCTCTGTGATGTCCGTCAGATGAAGCGAAATGGGAATTACAGTGAAGTCTTGGGAATCCTTGGCTTTCTTGAAGTCTGAGGGTAGGTTCCCATACAGGGCCAAGATGCATGATGAGAAAGTGCCGGCACACACTCTTAAGTAAGAATTTGACCCCTTCCTCTAGTCCACTGAAGCCCTGGATTTCACGTTCAACCCCTGTGCAGTAAACCTCAGCTTCTCAACAAAGTCTCTCTACGTTGTGCCTCACCGTGGCAGCCGGAGGAGCACAGGCAAGCCTACCTGGGGCTAGCAGCCGACAGTCCTGGCCCATGGAAACCTCTGAGCAAGGGCTCTCCTCTCTGGCCCATCCCACCCCCAGCCAGTGCCTCCTaggcctctgcccctccactcttCTCAGGGCTGCAAGAGACTGACCCACTCATGCCCTGAccactgcccccctccctgcccaggcaACAACGGGAACACACACACCTGTAACCCTCACACTAGTCTGGCTTGCCTCCACCCATAGGTGCCTCAGAGCTACTGCAGGGGTAATCCAAAATctggcctgtgtgtgcacatgggcaTGCATGTGCACGCAGCAGCCAGAGGGGGAGAGTCAACACGTGTGCACACACTTATAGGAGATGTCAACCTACCTCCTGCCCACGAGTGCCCAGCAGACAAGAGGATCTCTAAGATGTGGGGGAACAGGCTATGAAAGATCTAGAGAGAAAGATCATAGAAAACATGTACCCCGGCAGCCAGGTGCGCACATGCCGAGTACATGAACTCCAAGCATGTCCCACAGGCTCCCAAGTCCTGTGCCCAGGAGCCAGAGCGGGCGCTGGACGTGGCTTGGAGGCACCAGAAGTGATAGTGGTGCAGCATCTACTGCGTGTGTTAGAAAcgggaggaagagagaacaggCTGGGAAACAAAGGCCTCTCCCAAAGAGCTGTTTGGGATCAGTAGCAGGGCTCTGGGAGTCCCTAGCCGATTTAAAGTGTTAGAAAGACATCATCACCCAGACCGAGGTGCCCCCCCAGCCTCTGCCTTGCCGTGGCCAAGGCTGCAGTGCAACGAACGGGGAGCCCAGCAGAGCACAGGCTCTCCCCGGCTCTTGAAGCACTGCCTGCCTCCGCCCCCAAAAGGAGCCCTATTGGCTCCAGAGCCACAGATCTCACGCGGAAAGGGTTAACAGGGCTGCAGGTCGGGACACTTCTGCTGCCCACCCTGGGGGGGGACTAAGGCCATCCAGAGTGAAGCTGCCGCTCGTCCGCGCCGTCCGCCGCGCGCGCGCTGCCGTCAGCCCGAGGGGCTTCGGGGAACGAGGAGGGGCCACCGAGGATTGGAAGCCGGGCCCCCCGCAGTCCCTCCGCGGTGCCGGCGCCCTGGGCCCCGCGGGACCCCAGGGTGCTCCGGGCCGGCCGACCCGCACCCTCGGCTCGGCGGCGCGGGCTGCAGCGCCCGGCCCCGCGGGCGGGGGGACGCCGGCGCCGACCCGctgcggctccggctccggctccggggaTCGGTCTCGCTCGCACGCGCCCCAGTCCCAGCCGCCCCCACGGA
The Vulpes lagopus strain Blue_001 chromosome 10, ASM1834538v1, whole genome shotgun sequence genome window above contains:
- the ZBTB16 gene encoding zinc finger and BTB domain-containing protein 16; this encodes MDLTKMGMIQLQNPSHPTGLLCKANQMRLAGTLCDVVIMVDSQEFHAHRTVLACTSKMFEILFHRNSQHYTLDFLSPKTFQQILEYAYTATLQAKAEDLDDLLYAAEILEIEYLEEQCLKILETIQASDDNDTEATMADGGAEEEEDRRARYLKNIFISKHSSEESGYASVAAQSLPGPLVDQSPSVSTSFGPSAMSPTKAAVDSLMTIGQSLLQGALQPPAGPEEPAMTGGGRHTAVAEVKTEMMQVDEAPGQDSPGATESSVVGAVGDKVEERGKEGPGTPTRSSVITSARELHYGREESAEQLPPPTEAGQGPPGRPEHPAPPAEKHLGIYSVLPNHKADAVLSMPSSMTPGLHVQPALAVSMDFSTYGGLLPQGFIQRELFNKLGELAVGMKSESRTIGEQCSVCGVELPDNEAVEQHRKLHSGMKTYGCELCGKRFLDSLRLRMHLLAHSAGAKAFVCDQCGAQFSKEDALETHRQTHTGTDMAVFCLLCGKRFQAQSALQQHMEVHAGVRSYICSECNRTFPSHTALKRHLRSHTGDHPYECEFCGSCFRDESTLKSHKRIHTGEKPYECNGCGKKFSLKHQLETHYRVHTGEKPFECKLCHQRSRDYSAMIKHLRTHNGASPYQCTICTEYCPSLSSMQKHMKGHKPEEIPPDWRIEKTYLYLCYV